Proteins encoded within one genomic window of Lemur catta isolate mLemCat1 chromosome 23, mLemCat1.pri, whole genome shotgun sequence:
- the IL20 gene encoding interleukin-20 isoform X1, with protein MKASGLAFSLLSAMFYLLWTPSTGLKTLHLGSCVITTNLQEIQSGFSEIRDRVQARDGNIDIRILRRMGSLQDTKPADQCCLLRHLLRLYLDRVFKNYQTSDHHTLRKISSLANSFLAIKKDLRLCHAHVTCHCGEEATKKYSHILSHFEELEPQAAVVKALGELDILLRWMEETE; from the exons ATGAAAGCCTCGGGTCTTGCATTCAGCCTTCTCTCTGCTATGTTTTACCTCCTCTGGACTCCTTCTACTGGGCTGAAGACTCTTCATTTGGGAAGCTGTGTGATCACCACAAACCTTCAGGAAATACAAAGTGGATTTTCTGAGATACGGGACAGAGTG CAAGCCAGAGACGGAAACATTGACATCAGGATTTTAAGGAGGATGGGGTCTCTGCAAGACACAAAG CCTGCGGATCAGTGCTGCCTCCTCCGTCACTTGCTGAGGCTCTATCTGGACAGGGTATTTAAAAACTACCAGACCTCTGACCATCATACCCTCCGGAAGATCAGCAGTCTAGCCAATTCCTTTCTTGCTATCAAGAAGGACCTCCGTCTCTGT CATGCCCACGTGACCTGCCATTGTGGGGAGGAAGCAACGAAAAAGTACAGCCACATTCTGAGTCACTTCGAAGAG CTCGAGCCTCAGGCAGCAGTGGTGAAGGCGTTGGGGGAACTAGAC
- the IL20 gene encoding interleukin-20 isoform X2, with the protein MKASGLAFSLLSAMFYLLWTPSTGLKTLHLGSCVITTNLQEIQSGFSEIRDRVQARDGNIDIRILRRMGSLQDTKPADQCCLLRHLLRLYLDRVFKNYQTSDHHTLRKISSLANSFLAIKKDLRLCLEPQAAVVKALGELDILLRWMEETE; encoded by the exons ATGAAAGCCTCGGGTCTTGCATTCAGCCTTCTCTCTGCTATGTTTTACCTCCTCTGGACTCCTTCTACTGGGCTGAAGACTCTTCATTTGGGAAGCTGTGTGATCACCACAAACCTTCAGGAAATACAAAGTGGATTTTCTGAGATACGGGACAGAGTG CAAGCCAGAGACGGAAACATTGACATCAGGATTTTAAGGAGGATGGGGTCTCTGCAAGACACAAAG CCTGCGGATCAGTGCTGCCTCCTCCGTCACTTGCTGAGGCTCTATCTGGACAGGGTATTTAAAAACTACCAGACCTCTGACCATCATACCCTCCGGAAGATCAGCAGTCTAGCCAATTCCTTTCTTGCTATCAAGAAGGACCTCCGTCTCTGT CTCGAGCCTCAGGCAGCAGTGGTGAAGGCGTTGGGGGAACTAGAC